Within the Acidimicrobiia bacterium genome, the region GCGACCATTCGAGCGGAGCGGGTGAGTGGGTGCCGCGAGCTGCGGTCGGAGTGCCGTGCCGAGACGAGCGAGGACGCGACCATTCGAGCGGAGCGGGTGAGTGGGCGCCGCGACCGCGGTCGGAGTCCCGTGCCGAGACGAGCGAGGACGCGACCATCGGAGCGGAGCGGGTGAGTGGGTGCCGCGACCGCGGTCGGAGTCCCGTGCCGAGACGAGCGAGGACGCGACCATCGGAGCGGAGCGGGTGAGTGGGCGCCGCGAGCTGCGGTCGGAGTCCCGTGCCGAGACGAGCGAGGACGCGACAATCGAAGCGGACCGCGCACCCGCGAGCGAGAATGACGCCGTGAGCACCCGCACGCTGCTGATCCTCGCGGCGCTCACCGGTCTGCTCATCCTCGTGGCGTTCGCGCTGCAGGTCGTGGTCTCCCGGTGAGCCGATGGGGCGCCTGACCGTCGAGGCCCGGCGCCGCGCGTTGCGCGCGATCTCGGGGTCGCGCCTCGAGGCTCCGTTGCGGAGCCTGCACACGCGGCTGACCCGGAGTGGCGCGGCGCGCTACGACCGGCTCGCGACCGAGATCATGAGCCGTGTGCTGCGCGCCGACTCGGCGTGCATCGACGTCGGCTGCTACCGCGGGCAGATCCTGCGCGAGATGCAGCGGCTCGCACCGCAGGGCCTTCACATCGCGTACGAGCCGGTGCCCGCGAACTACGAGTGGCTCGTCGCGCACTTTCCGGACGTCACGATCCATCCGTGCGCGTTGAGCGACGCGCCCGGCACCGCGACCTTCCAGCACGTGCAGGGTCGCCCCGCGCGCAGCGGGCTGCGGCGCGTGCCGTACCCCGATGCCGACGAGGTGGTCGTCGAGATCGAGGTCGCGATCGACACGATCGACCGCACGGTGCCCTCGGGCACCGTGATCGAGCTCGTGAAGATCGACGTCGAGGGCGCGGAGCTCCAGGTCTTCCGCGGCGCGGCGCGTGTGCTCGACGAGTGTCACCCCACGTTGCTCTTCGAGCACGCGCCGTACACCGCCGCCGCGTACGGCACGACACCCGCGGCACTCCACGCGCTGCTCACGGGCGAGCACGGCTACGGCGTCTCCCGATTCGACGACTGGCTCGCCGGGAGGCCCGCGCTCGGCGCCGCGGAGTTCATCGAGGAGGTCGAGCAGGGCCGCTCGACGAACTTCGTGGCCACGGTGCCGCCCCGCTGACCAAGCCGGGCGCGTGGTCCCGCGATCGATGGGGAAGAATGGCGGGACAGCCCGGCGAGCACGAAGAGGTGAGTCCCACGGCCGAAGAGTTCGATGTCGTGATCATCGGCGGCGGCCCCGGCGGGTACGCCGCCGCGCTCTACGGCGCGTCGGCCGGTCTCCACATCGCGATGATCGAGGAGAGTCGCGTCGGCGGGACCTGCCTGAACTGCGGCTGCATCCCCGCCAAGGAGCTGCTCGAGACCGCGACCGTGCTGCGCACCGTGCGCGGCGCCTCGACGTTCGGCGTCGAGGTCGGTGACGCGCTGGTCGACCTCTCGGTCAGCCAGGTTCGCAAGCAGCAGGTCGTCGACCGGCTGGTCGGCGGGCTCGAGACCCTGCTGAAGGGCCGCAAGGTCACGGTCGTGCCCGGCACCGGCACGCTCGTCGGCGGTCCGGGGCCGAGCCACCTCGTGCGCGTCTCGGACGGCACCGAGCTACGCGGCACGAACGTGGTGCTCGCGACCGGGTCGTGGCCACGCGCGCTGCCGGGCTACGAGTTCGACGGCACGCGCATCCTCTCCTCCGAACACGTGCTCACGCTCGACCATGTGCCCGAGCGGACCGCCGTGATCGGCGGCGGCGCGATCGGTTGTGAGTTCGCGTCGTTCCTCGTCGACGTCGGCAGTCAGGTCACCGTGCTCGAAGCGCTGCCGCAGGTGCTCGGCGCGGTCGACAAGCAGGTCGCGCAGCTCGCGGTGCGCCAGTTCGCGAAGCGCGGCATGCAGGTGTTCACGGGGGTGACGGTCGCCAATCCCGAGATGGGTGAGAAGTCCGTCGTCGTGCCGTACCGCACCGAGAAGGGCGAGGAACGGCTCGAAGTCGACGCGGTGATCGTGAGCATCGGTCGCAGCCCGCGATCGTCGGGCGCGGGGATCCGTGAGGCGGGTGTCGTCGTCGACGAGCGCGGTTTCGTCGCCGTCGACGCGCAGATGCGCACGAACGTCGCGGGTGTCTACGCGGTCGGCGACCTCGTCGCGACGCCCCAGCTCGCGCACGTCGGCTTCGCCGAGGCGATCATCGCGATCAAGGCGATGCTCGGCGAGGACCCGGCCGGGCTCGACTACGGCAAGGTGCCGTGGGGCATCTACTGCCATCCCGAGGTCGCGTTCTGCGGCATGACCGAGGAGCAGGCGCGCGCCGCGGGCCACGACGTCGTGACCTCGGTCCACCGTTTCGGCGGCAACGGCCGCGCGCTGATCGTCGGCGAGCCCGACGGCCTCGTGAAGATCGTGGCCGAGCGCGACGGGCCGTTGCTCGGCGTGCACATCGTCGGTCCGTGGGCGACCGAGCTGATCGCCGAGGGCTACCTGTCGGTGAACTGGGAGGCGACGGCGGCCGATCTCGGCCTGCTCATCCATGCCCACCCCACCTTGAGCGAGCTGTTCGGGGAGTCGGCGCTCGCGCTGACCGGCCGCAGCCTGCACGGCTGAAGAGAGGATTCGCAGCGTGGATGTCACGATGCCGCAGCTCGGTGAGACCGTCACCGAGGGAACGATCACGAAGTGGTTCAAGCAGGTCGGCGAGCAGATCAAGGCCGACGAGCCGCTGTTCGAGGTGTCGACCGACAAGGTCGACTCCGAGGTCCCCGCGCCGACGTCGGGCGTCGTGAGCGAGATCCTCGTGCCCGAAGGCGAGACGGTCGCGGTCGGTGTGAAGCTCGCGGTCATCGGCGACGCTTCCGCCGGCGGTGCCGCCGCGCCGGCGCCCGCCGAGGCGGAAGCACCCGCACCGGAGGCACCGGCACCCGAGGCACCGGCACCCGCGCCCGCGCCGCAGCCCCAAGCCCAGGCCGTGCCCGTCGCGCCGACCCCGCCGCCCGCTCCCGCACCGGCACCTGCGGCGCCGGCACCGGCGCCCGCGGCACCCGCGACCAACGGCGTGCCCGCGGGCACGGTCACGTCGCCACTCGTGCGCAAGCTGCTGAACGAGTACGACCTCGACGCGGGCCAGATCCGCGGTACCGGCGACGGCGGTCGCATCACGCGCAACGACGTGCTCGACGCCGCGCGCTCACGCGGCCCCGCCGCGCCGGCCACGGCTCCCGCACCGGCCGCGCCCACGACTCCCGCACCGGCCCCACCGGCCGCGCGGGCTCCCGCGGTCGTCGCGCCCGCGCCCGTCGCGCGCGCCGCGGGCGACACGGTCGTCGAGTTCGACAACATCCGTCGCCGCACCGCGGAGCACATGGTGCGGTCGAAGGCGACGAGCGCGCACGTCTACACGTCGGTCGAGGTCGACTACGAGCGCATCGAGCGGGTGCGGCGCGCGCACGGCGATCGCTTCCGCGCCGAAGAGGGCTTCACGCTCACGTACCTCCCGTTCATCTGCCGCGCGTTCTCCGACGTCGTACGCCAGTACCCGAACGTGAACGCGAGCGTCGACGGCGACTCGCTGATCGTGCATCACGACATCCACCTCGGCATCGCGGTCGACCTCGACTTCAGGGGCCTGCTCGCGGTCGTCGTCCGTAACGTCGACGGCAAGCGTCTGCGCCTCATCGCGCGCGAGATCCGCGACCTGGCGACCCGCGCGAAGCAGCGCACGCTCACGCCCGACGAGGTGGTCGGCGGCACGTTCACGATCACGAACATGGGTCCGTTCGGCACCGCGTTGACGTTGCCGATCATCAACCAACCGCAGGTCGCCATCCTCGCCACCGACGCGATCACGAAGAAGCCGGTCGTCGTCGAGGGCCCCGACGGCGAGGACACGATCGCGATCCATCACGTCGGCCACCTCGCGCTCGCGTGGGACCACCGTGCGTTCGACGGCGCCTACGCGGCCGCGTTCCTCGACGCACTCCGCACCGAGCTCGAGGACCACGACTGGGAACCCGAGTTGGCATGAGCGCGCCCCTCCGGGTTCGCTGGCTCGGGCGCGTGCCCTACGCCGAGGCCGAGACCTTGCAGCGCGCGCTGCACGGCGGGTCGACCGACGATTACCTGCTGCTGCAGGAGCACCCGCACGTCTACACGTTGGGGTCGCGCGCCGATCTGCGCCACGTGCTCGTGCCGCCCGAGTCGGTGGGGGCGGAGCTGATCCGGGCCGACCGCGGCGGCGACGTCACGTATCACGGCCCCGGCCAGCTCGTGGGGTACCCGATCCTCTCGCTCGACGAGTGGCGCGCGGGTCAACGCGACGTCGTCGCGTACGTGCGGCGATTGGAGTCGGTGCTCGTCGCGGTGCTCGCCGACTTCGGTATCGAGTCGGTGCCGTGCCTCGACGGCCTCACCGGCGTGTGGGTCGGCGGCGAGAAGGTCGCGGCGATCGGCGTGCGCGTCGCGGGCGGTCGCACGCGCCACGGCTTCGCGCTCAACGTCGATCCCGATCTCACGATGTTCTCGCACATCGTTCCCTGCGGCATCGCGGATCGCGGCGTCACGTCGATGGCGCAGGTGCTCGGTCGCGCGCCCGACATGCGAGCGGTCGTCGACCGCGTCGTCGCGCGCTTCGCCGCGGCGTTCGAGCCCGACGAGCTCGAGCGTCAGGACGTCGTGTGGCGGGAGACCGCAGCCGACCTGTCCGCGTTCAGTGCTTCTGTCGGGCTCGCACGCTTCGCCCTCCCGGACGCCTCGGTCTCCAGCTCGGAAGAGCCGCGAAGCGCCTCGGCCGTCGCCGCGGGAACCCGCGCTTCCGACTCGACCGGAGCCGTGCCGGTGCGGCTCCTGGGCCGCCTGGCCGAAGCGGGGGTCGGTCCGCCGACCGCGGGCGCGCGTCCCGAGTGGATGCGGGTGAAGGCCCGCTTCGGCGACGGCTTCCTCGACGTGAAGAAGCTCGTGCGCGACCTCGACCTGCACACCGTGTGCGAGTCGGCGGGTTGCCCGAACATCTTCGAGTGCTGGGCCGACCGCACCGCGACGTTCATGATCCTCGGCGACCGCTGCACGCGCGCGTGCGGGTTCTGTCTCGTCGATACGCGCAAGCCGCTCGCCGTCGATCCCGGCGAACCCGAGCGCGTCGCGCACGCGGTGAAGACGATGGGCCTCGAGCACGCGGTCATCACGTGCGTCGCGCGCGACGACCTGCCCGACGGCGGCGCGGCCGTGTTCGCGGCGACGATCCGCGCGATCCGGCGCGTGAGTCCGGGGACGGGGGTCGAGGTGCTGATCTCCGACTGCCACGGCGCCGCCGACGCACTCGCCACGATCTTCGACGCGCGCCCGGACGTGCTCGCGCACAATCTCGAGACGGTCGCGCGGCTGCAGCGCGCGGCGCGACCATCGGCGGGGTACGCGCGCTCGCTCGCGGTGCTCGCGCGCGCGAGCGATGCCGGGCTCGTCACGAAATCGAGCGTGATCCTCGGCATGGGCGAGACCGAAGCCGAGGTGCGCGGCGCGCTCGCCGACCTGCGCGGCGTCGGCGTCGACATCGTCACGCTCGGCCAGTACCTCCAGCCCACCGCTCGCCATCTGCCGATCGCGCGCTGGTGGACGCCCGAGGAGTTCGATCGGTTGCGCGGGGCCGGCGAAGCGCTCGGCTTCGCGCACGTCGAGTCGGGGCCCCTCGTCCGCTCCAGCTACCACGCCAAGCGAAGCCTCCACGAGGCTTCACCGAATCTGCCGGAAACGATCGCAGTCCCCGGACGGTGACCTGAGAGACTCGGGGCTCATGGGCAAGGTCCTCGACGAGATCGGTCCCGACCTGGCGGCGTGGATCGCCCGGCAGCCGATGTTCTTCGTGGCCACCGCGCCGAGCGGCGCCGACGGTCACGTCAACGTGTCGCCCAAGGGCCTCGCCGGCCTCGCGGTGCTCGGGCCGCACCGCTGCGCGTACCTCGACCTCACCGGGAGCGGAGTCGAGACGATCGCCCACGTGCGCGAGAACGGCCGCATCACCATCATGTTCTGCGCGTTCGAGGGTGCGGCGCGCATCGTCCGCTTCCACGGTCGCGGGGTCGTGCACCCGCTCGACTCCGCGGGCTTCGACGCGCTCGCGTCGGAGTTCCCGGAGCTGCCGGGCCGGCGGGCGATCATCGAGATCGAGGTGACGCGCGTGTCGACGTCGTGCGGCTTCGGCGTGCCGCGCATGGAGCTCGTCGGCGAGCGCGACGAGCTGCTGAAGTGGTCGGACCGCAAGGATGACGACGAGCTCGCCGAGTACCACCACACGAGGAACGCGACGAGCATCGACGGCATCCCGAGCCATCTCGACTCCGAGCCGGTGTCATGAGCGACTCGGTGTCATGAGCAGCCAGGTGCAGGCCGAAGGCGCGGTCAGCAGTGGCGACCGAAACGGCTCGCTTCGAACGCCGAAGGTCGGAGCCGCATGAGCGGCTACTCCGACCGCATCGCGCGCGTGCGCGCGCGCATGGACGACGCGGGCGTCGACGTCGTGCTCCTCTCGGTCGGCGCCGACCTGCCGTACCTCACGGGCTACGAGGCGATGCCGCTCGAACGGCTCACGATGCTCGTGCTGCCGCGCCGCGGCGACGCGCAGCTCGTCGTCGCGCGGCTCGAAGCACCGCGAGTGGCGCCGCAACCCGACTTCGAGATCGTCCCGTGGTCGGAGCCCGGCGATCCGATCGCGCTCGTCGCGAGCATGGTCGGCGGCGCGCAGCAGGTCGCGATCGGCGATCAGACCTGGGCCGGGTTCGCGCTCGACCTCCAGCGCGCGCTGCCGAAGGCGGAGTTCCGGCGCGCCTCGCGCATCGTGAGCGCGGTGCGCGCGGTGAAGGACGCCGACGAGATCGCGGCCCTCCGCGCGGCGGGCGCCGCGGTCGACACGGTCGCGGCCGACATGCGCGCCCGGCCGTTCGCGGGTCGCACCGAGCTCGACGTGCACCGCGAGCTCGTCGACCGCATGCTCGAGCTCGGTCATCAGCACGCCAACTTCGCGATCGTCGGCGCGGCCGATCACGCCGCGAGCCCGCATCACGAGCCCGGCGCGCGCGTCATCAACGACGGCGACGTCGTCCTCTGCGACTTCGGCGGCACGATGAACGGCTACTGCTCCGACATCACGCGCATGTTCCACGTCGGCGAGCCCGGCACCGAGGTGCGCGACACGTACGCGGTCCTGCAGGACGCGCAGGAGGCCGGTGTGCGCGCCGCGCAGGTCGGCACGCCGTGCGAGGCGGTCGACGCGGCGGCGCGCTCGGTCATCGCGAGCGCGGGTCTCGGCGAGCACTTCATCCACCGCACGGGCCACGGCATCGGCGTCGAGGCGCACGAGGATCCGTACATCGTCGCGGGCAACACCGATGCGCTCGTCGCCGGCAACGCGTTCAGCGTCGAGCCCGGCATCTATCTCGCCGGCCGTTTCGGCCTGCGGCTCGAGGACATCGTCGTCGCGACCGCGGCCGGACCCGAGCGACTCAACCACGCCGACCGCGGCATCGCCGTCGTCGGCTGATCCCCACCGCGTGAAGCTCGACGGCGGCGTCTTCCTGCTCCAGTGGGCCACCGGCGGCCTGCTGTTCGCGTGGGTGACGACGCGCCGGCGCGAGGTCGGCCTCGGCTACGGCTGGTTGCTGCGCAGCGTCTACGGC harbors:
- a CDS encoding FkbM family methyltransferase, producing MGRLTVEARRRALRAISGSRLEAPLRSLHTRLTRSGAARYDRLATEIMSRVLRADSACIDVGCYRGQILREMQRLAPQGLHIAYEPVPANYEWLVAHFPDVTIHPCALSDAPGTATFQHVQGRPARSGLRRVPYPDADEVVVEIEVAIDTIDRTVPSGTVIELVKIDVEGAELQVFRGAARVLDECHPTLLFEHAPYTAAAYGTTPAALHALLTGEHGYGVSRFDDWLAGRPALGAAEFIEEVEQGRSTNFVATVPPR
- the lpdA gene encoding dihydrolipoyl dehydrogenase, which codes for MAGQPGEHEEVSPTAEEFDVVIIGGGPGGYAAALYGASAGLHIAMIEESRVGGTCLNCGCIPAKELLETATVLRTVRGASTFGVEVGDALVDLSVSQVRKQQVVDRLVGGLETLLKGRKVTVVPGTGTLVGGPGPSHLVRVSDGTELRGTNVVLATGSWPRALPGYEFDGTRILSSEHVLTLDHVPERTAVIGGGAIGCEFASFLVDVGSQVTVLEALPQVLGAVDKQVAQLAVRQFAKRGMQVFTGVTVANPEMGEKSVVVPYRTEKGEERLEVDAVIVSIGRSPRSSGAGIREAGVVVDERGFVAVDAQMRTNVAGVYAVGDLVATPQLAHVGFAEAIIAIKAMLGEDPAGLDYGKVPWGIYCHPEVAFCGMTEEQARAAGHDVVTSVHRFGGNGRALIVGEPDGLVKIVAERDGPLLGVHIVGPWATELIAEGYLSVNWEATAADLGLLIHAHPTLSELFGESALALTGRSLHG
- a CDS encoding dihydrolipoamide acetyltransferase family protein; the encoded protein is MDVTMPQLGETVTEGTITKWFKQVGEQIKADEPLFEVSTDKVDSEVPAPTSGVVSEILVPEGETVAVGVKLAVIGDASAGGAAAPAPAEAEAPAPEAPAPEAPAPAPAPQPQAQAVPVAPTPPPAPAPAPAAPAPAPAAPATNGVPAGTVTSPLVRKLLNEYDLDAGQIRGTGDGGRITRNDVLDAARSRGPAAPATAPAPAAPTTPAPAPPAARAPAVVAPAPVARAAGDTVVEFDNIRRRTAEHMVRSKATSAHVYTSVEVDYERIERVRRAHGDRFRAEEGFTLTYLPFICRAFSDVVRQYPNVNASVDGDSLIVHHDIHLGIAVDLDFRGLLAVVVRNVDGKRLRLIAREIRDLATRAKQRTLTPDEVVGGTFTITNMGPFGTALTLPIINQPQVAILATDAITKKPVVVEGPDGEDTIAIHHVGHLALAWDHRAFDGAYAAAFLDALRTELEDHDWEPELA
- the lipA gene encoding lipoyl synthase — protein: MSAPLRVRWLGRVPYAEAETLQRALHGGSTDDYLLLQEHPHVYTLGSRADLRHVLVPPESVGAELIRADRGGDVTYHGPGQLVGYPILSLDEWRAGQRDVVAYVRRLESVLVAVLADFGIESVPCLDGLTGVWVGGEKVAAIGVRVAGGRTRHGFALNVDPDLTMFSHIVPCGIADRGVTSMAQVLGRAPDMRAVVDRVVARFAAAFEPDELERQDVVWRETAADLSAFSASVGLARFALPDASVSSSEEPRSASAVAAGTRASDSTGAVPVRLLGRLAEAGVGPPTAGARPEWMRVKARFGDGFLDVKKLVRDLDLHTVCESAGCPNIFECWADRTATFMILGDRCTRACGFCLVDTRKPLAVDPGEPERVAHAVKTMGLEHAVITCVARDDLPDGGAAVFAATIRAIRRVSPGTGVEVLISDCHGAADALATIFDARPDVLAHNLETVARLQRAARPSAGYARSLAVLARASDAGLVTKSSVILGMGETEAEVRGALADLRGVGVDIVTLGQYLQPTARHLPIARWWTPEEFDRLRGAGEALGFAHVESGPLVRSSYHAKRSLHEASPNLPETIAVPGR
- a CDS encoding pyridoxamine 5'-phosphate oxidase family protein, producing MGKVLDEIGPDLAAWIARQPMFFVATAPSGADGHVNVSPKGLAGLAVLGPHRCAYLDLTGSGVETIAHVRENGRITIMFCAFEGAARIVRFHGRGVVHPLDSAGFDALASEFPELPGRRAIIEIEVTRVSTSCGFGVPRMELVGERDELLKWSDRKDDDELAEYHHTRNATSIDGIPSHLDSEPVS
- a CDS encoding Xaa-Pro peptidase family protein, whose amino-acid sequence is MSGYSDRIARVRARMDDAGVDVVLLSVGADLPYLTGYEAMPLERLTMLVLPRRGDAQLVVARLEAPRVAPQPDFEIVPWSEPGDPIALVASMVGGAQQVAIGDQTWAGFALDLQRALPKAEFRRASRIVSAVRAVKDADEIAALRAAGAAVDTVAADMRARPFAGRTELDVHRELVDRMLELGHQHANFAIVGAADHAASPHHEPGARVINDGDVVLCDFGGTMNGYCSDITRMFHVGEPGTEVRDTYAVLQDAQEAGVRAAQVGTPCEAVDAAARSVIASAGLGEHFIHRTGHGIGVEAHEDPYIVAGNTDALVAGNAFSVEPGIYLAGRFGLRLEDIVVATAAGPERLNHADRGIAVVG